One region of Priestia megaterium genomic DNA includes:
- a CDS encoding STAS domain-containing protein, with translation MKKDIALRSYLLENAPNMTEEWYESLDRKSSEGVYISNDPDVIQRLKAQNYEFHLYISNIFIEEEKSFFDSFNTWLNKVSKDQHHLQTPIQCIIKEFMNVRKQYCDYIRQFAELHHDVTQQHIDKWNEKVVRVFDIIILKFITEAQNYASSRLRSQQEMIHELSSPVIVIKKDVALLPLVGDIDTTRAKMILESTLKQCAEKQIAHLYIDLSGVVMIDTMVAHELFQLIDALDLIGVKSILSGIRPELATTAMQLGLKFDRIRIKSNLAQALEDDSKIVIASSTH, from the coding sequence GTGAAGAAAGATATCGCTTTACGTTCTTATCTGCTAGAGAATGCACCAAATATGACCGAAGAATGGTATGAATCTTTGGACAGAAAATCTTCTGAAGGCGTTTATATCTCTAATGACCCTGATGTCATTCAACGGTTAAAAGCGCAAAACTATGAATTTCATTTATATATCAGCAACATCTTTATAGAAGAAGAAAAGAGCTTTTTTGACTCTTTTAACACGTGGCTAAATAAAGTTTCTAAAGATCAACACCATCTCCAAACTCCCATTCAGTGTATTATTAAAGAGTTTATGAACGTCCGTAAACAATATTGTGATTATATTCGTCAGTTTGCAGAACTTCATCATGACGTGACTCAACAGCATATCGATAAGTGGAACGAAAAAGTAGTAAGAGTATTTGATATTATTATCTTAAAATTCATTACAGAAGCTCAAAATTATGCGTCAAGTCGTCTTCGTTCTCAGCAGGAAATGATTCATGAACTAAGTTCACCTGTTATTGTGATTAAAAAAGACGTGGCTCTTTTACCATTAGTTGGTGATATTGACACGACAAGAGCTAAAATGATTCTAGAAAGCACGTTAAAACAGTGTGCAGAAAAGCAAATTGCTCATTTGTATATTGATTTATCAGGCGTTGTGATGATTGATACAATGGTCGCACACGAGCTATTCCAGCTGATAGATGCACTTGATTTAATCGGCGTCAAATCGATTTTATCAGGTATCCGCCCTGAATTGGCCACTACTGCGATGCAGCTTGGACTAAAATTTGACCGTATACGGATTAAATCGAATCTTGCTCAAGCATTAGAAGATGATTCAAAAATTGTAATTGCTTCTAGTACTCATTAA
- a CDS encoding magnesium transporter CorA family protein, giving the protein MNTVTNDEWKWYQFDVEEADGIADVLKDYQYPRDEWFCHQLQKKNSNHIQVDVVGESELIYGSLIYHKKSFDQRDYDSFHFYITEEFIITAGLDLKILEQTNHERMIERMKQSANTAESFFILLGEIMKKHLNGFDQFESHFRELLWEVRHNNNIDVLDEIHKARYDLLIWTNLISSVREVTMGIEEAFHKKINQTIQYQRMCKKIEIGLTLIEQYQKEFDALIKLEEVVSTHRGNEIMKALTLLTAISTPLTAFGALWGMNFKGMPELDWKFGYIYALILIVLSTVALYLYLKMKGWTGDLLKGRKKNSFFK; this is encoded by the coding sequence ATGAATACCGTGACGAACGACGAATGGAAATGGTATCAGTTTGATGTAGAAGAAGCAGATGGAATAGCTGATGTCCTTAAAGACTATCAGTACCCACGAGATGAATGGTTTTGCCATCAGCTGCAAAAGAAAAACTCTAATCACATTCAAGTAGATGTAGTAGGAGAAAGTGAGCTGATTTATGGTTCACTCATTTATCATAAGAAGTCATTTGATCAAAGGGATTACGATTCGTTTCACTTTTATATTACCGAGGAGTTTATTATAACCGCGGGACTTGATTTGAAAATCCTCGAACAAACCAACCATGAACGAATGATTGAACGCATGAAGCAGTCTGCTAATACGGCGGAAAGTTTTTTTATTCTTTTAGGTGAAATTATGAAAAAGCATTTAAACGGGTTTGATCAGTTTGAAAGTCATTTCAGAGAGCTTCTGTGGGAAGTGCGCCATAATAATAACATCGACGTGTTAGATGAAATTCATAAAGCGCGCTATGACCTGCTTATATGGACAAATTTAATCAGTTCTGTTCGAGAAGTCACAATGGGAATCGAAGAAGCGTTTCATAAAAAAATTAACCAAACGATTCAATATCAGCGAATGTGTAAAAAAATCGAAATTGGCCTCACGCTGATTGAACAATATCAAAAAGAATTTGACGCGTTAATTAAATTAGAAGAAGTTGTGTCTACTCACAGAGGAAATGAGATTATGAAAGCTTTAACGCTTTTAACAGCAATTAGTACACCTTTAACCGCTTTTGGGGCCCTTTGGGGAATGAACTTCAAAGGGATGCCGGAGCTTGATTGGAAGTTTGGCTATATCTACGCGCTCATTTTAATTGTTCTTTCAACGGTTGCTCTTTATCTCTATTTAAAAATGAAAGGCTGGACGGGAGATCTGTTAAAAGGAAGAAAAAAGAATTCATTTTTTAAATAA
- a CDS encoding AGE family epimerase/isomerase, with translation MNTATDFSSTAFRKPHTLKQHIFDTLHFYYPACIDQKNGGYIHEYYDDGTVNNTHSKHLVSTARFIYIFSVGALLDGPDWCKEAAQHGIRFLQNNHYDRENGGYFFEITDDGEVKDDSKQAYGHAFALLASSIAYQAGIQEAKETIEQVYDVMEKYFWEDAHGFYRDEWDASWSASSFYRGQNANMHMCEAMLSAFEATRDKKYVDRAYTLAIGVTQQLAERSGGMIWEHYDTDWQPDWDYNKNNTKDEFRPYGFIPGHQFEWSKLLLWLDRHRSENWMTERAKYLFDKGWNRGWDAKYGGLYFALSPQEEVIDPDKNYWVMAEAISAASLLGVKTGDSGYWKAYDALFSYCQKHFIDHTYGGWYQLLNQQNERYSSKKSPAPKADYHPVAACYQTLIALNSR, from the coding sequence AAAAACGGCGGGTATATCCATGAATACTACGACGACGGCACCGTCAACAACACGCATTCAAAGCACTTAGTAAGTACGGCGCGCTTTATTTATATCTTCAGTGTAGGGGCTCTTTTAGACGGACCGGATTGGTGCAAAGAAGCAGCTCAGCACGGCATTCGTTTTCTACAAAACAACCATTATGATAGAGAGAACGGCGGGTATTTTTTTGAAATAACCGATGACGGAGAAGTAAAAGATGATTCTAAACAAGCATATGGCCACGCTTTTGCTCTTTTAGCTTCTTCCATCGCGTATCAAGCCGGTATTCAAGAAGCAAAAGAAACAATTGAACAGGTATATGACGTGATGGAAAAGTACTTTTGGGAAGATGCGCACGGCTTTTACCGAGACGAATGGGACGCATCGTGGTCAGCTTCTTCTTTCTATCGGGGCCAAAATGCAAACATGCATATGTGTGAAGCGATGCTTTCTGCCTTTGAAGCAACAAGAGATAAAAAATACGTAGACCGGGCATACACGCTTGCAATAGGCGTTACTCAGCAGCTTGCTGAACGATCTGGCGGTATGATTTGGGAGCATTATGATACAGACTGGCAGCCGGATTGGGACTACAATAAAAACAACACAAAAGATGAATTTCGTCCGTACGGCTTTATACCAGGACATCAGTTTGAATGGAGCAAGCTGCTTTTATGGCTTGATCGGCACCGTTCGGAAAACTGGATGACAGAACGTGCAAAATATTTGTTTGATAAGGGCTGGAACAGAGGCTGGGATGCTAAGTACGGAGGTCTTTACTTTGCGCTGTCTCCTCAAGAAGAGGTCATTGACCCCGATAAAAACTACTGGGTGATGGCCGAAGCCATTTCTGCGGCTTCACTGCTCGGGGTAAAAACCGGAGACAGCGGATATTGGAAAGCATACGACGCCCTGTTCTCCTACTGTCAGAAACACTTTATCGATCACACATATGGAGGCTGGTATCAGCTGTTAAATCAGCAAAATGAACGCTACAGCTCGAAAAAAAGCCCCGCGCCTAAAGCCGATTATCACCCTGTTGCAGCCTGCTATCAAACGCTGATTGCGCTGAATTCTCGTTAA